ATCACAACGCTCGAGAGACTGAGCAGCGAGCCCTGGCTCAAATCGATGCCCGAGACAAGGAGTACCATGCTCTGGCCGGCGACGATGAAGAACAAAAGCGATGCGTTTCGAAGCTGGTTTGTCAGGTTATGGGCATCGATAAAATTGTCCACGTAGCCCAATAGCTGAAGAAAAGAAAACGCCAGCATCATGACGATAAATGCCAGGAAAATCCCATATTTTTCCACCAAAGCCCAGGATCGGAATCTCGTATACATGCTTTTTTCGTAGCGCAAGACAGCATTCGCCATTCCGGCAGTTCTCCCCCGCTAGTGCTTTTGTTCACGAAGGGTACTGACCCAAATGGAAGCCAGAATCACCAGACCCACGATGATTTGCTGCCGATAGGTGTCAATACCCATTATATTCAATCCATTCACAAGGAAGATGATGAGAAACACGCCCAGCGTCGTGCCCAGAACCCCTCCGCGTCCGCCGAAAATATGCGTCCCGCCGATAATCGTGGCACCAATCGACTGAAGCAACTGGTCCCCGCCGCCGAGCCGCGGTTCACCCGCGGCACTGACATTCGCCGAAAGAAGAAGGCCCGAAAGAGCGCAAAGAAAACCGCTCAATCCGAATATGGCGATCTTCATGCGCGAAAAACTAATGCCCGCGGAGATGGCCGTCTGCTCGCTGCCCCCGAGGGCATAGACATGGGTTCCGAACCGGGTGTGCTTGAGAAGGTACCAGCTCGCGCCCAGCACCAGAAGAATCCAGACAAACGGAAGCGGGACAGAGCCAAGGCTTCCTTTCGAGAGAGACACATAGAGGGCCTCGACGTGGGCCGGCAGCGTCGCGCCCTCGCGGGCACCTCCCATCTGGAGGCCCCCTGTCCACAACTGGGCCACCCCGCTTCCGACAAAAAGCATTCCCAGAGTGGCGATGAAGGGATACACCCTCAACACGCCGATGAAGTAGCCGTTGATCAATCCGCACGCCAGCCCGACGGCGAGGCCGGTCACGAGGCCGCCGACAAATCCGAAATGGAGCATGGCGCTCCAGCCGATAACGCTCACAATGCTCATGATCGATCCCTGGGAGAGGTCAAAACCGCCCGAGATAATCACGATTGTCTGGGCGTAGGCGAGAAAGAAGAGCCAAGCGTCGCGGCGCACGACGTTAATGAAATTTTCCAGTGTTAAAAAATTATCCGTCGCGATGGTGTAGAAAATCAACAAGGTGGCAAAGGCTCCGATCAATATGAGCCTCTCCCAGGGAATGTTTTTGGCGGGAACACCGAAGATCAGTTTCTCGCCGCTCACCGTCCCTGCCGCACTCATGCGTTTCCTCCGTTATCCGCGGAACCCGTTCCGCCCGCTGAATCATTTTCGGCGACCATGGCATACCGCAAAACACTTTCCTGGGTGGCTTCTTTTCGGAGCATGTCCGCCGTGAGCCGCCCCTCGCGCATCACCAAGATGCGATCGCTCATCCCCAGAATCTCGGGAAGCTCGCTCGAAATCATCAGAACGGCGGCACCGTCCTGGGCCAGCTTGAGCATCTGGGAGTGAACTTCAAATTTCGCCCCCACGTCGATCCCGCGGGTGGGTTCATCGAAGATGAGTACGTTGGCCTCGCGGAACAACCATTTGGCGAGGACGACTTTCTGCTGGTTTCCGCCGGAAAGAAAACGTATGAGCGTGTCCTGCGTAGGTGTCATGATATTCAGCTGATCGATGTGTTCCTTGACCAGATTTTTTTCAAGCACAAGATTGAGAAACCATCGCTGGATGAGGCGCCGAAGATTCGCGCTCGTCGTGTTAAAGGCAACCGAAAGTATTTGGGTCAGTCCTTCAGTCTTCCGGTCCTCGGGCAAGAGGCCCAAGCCCTGCCGTATCGCCAAGGTGGGCGTCCATTTCCGCTCATGGTTCAGAATCAGGAAGGACCGAACCAGGACCATCACGACCCCACCGGCCAACATCACCCATTCCAAAACGAAATTCTGAGTAAATAGGCTCGCAATCACCATGCTGAAGATCGCGAAGGCGTACCAGACGCCCAGGTCCTGCCACATGGTCCGCCACGCATAGTGCCGGGCCATGACCCAAATGATCGCCTGACGGATGAGGGCGAGCCCCGCCGCAGCGAAATAAGGCATGGGGCTGTTGCGAATATTATATATCGGGCTGCCGATGACCCATTCGTAAAACCATGCCACGCTGAGAAAAGGCGGCGGATTGTTCATGTTGAGCGAAACGGGATCATAGATGCCCTGGAAAAACACCGTAAAGGCAGGAAGCGCAAAGAGGAAAAACAAAACATCCACCAGCGCCTTCCACGCCGGATAATGGGGCTGGCGTTGCGACTCTTCCTTTTCTTTCGTCGCGTGCGTTACTTCAACCGTTCCGCTATCTACCCGATCGGCGCCCATGACCGCTCGCGCCACCTCCGTGCGGCCCGCACCGACGAGGCCGGCCAAGCCGACAATCTCGCCGT
Above is a genomic segment from bacterium containing:
- a CDS encoding ABC transporter permease, which encodes MSAAGTVSGEKLIFGVPAKNIPWERLILIGAFATLLIFYTIATDNFLTLENFINVVRRDAWLFFLAYAQTIVIISGGFDLSQGSIMSIVSVIGWSAMLHFGFVGGLVTGLAVGLACGLINGYFIGVLRVYPFIATLGMLFVGSGVAQLWTGGLQMGGAREGATLPAHVEALYVSLSKGSLGSVPLPFVWILLVLGASWYLLKHTRFGTHVYALGGSEQTAISAGISFSRMKIAIFGLSGFLCALSGLLLSANVSAAGEPRLGGGDQLLQSIGATIIGGTHIFGGRGGVLGTTLGVFLIIFLVNGLNIMGIDTYRQQIIVGLVILASIWVSTLREQKH
- a CDS encoding sugar ABC transporter ATP-binding protein, which codes for MAGNSGLLEMSKIDKHFPGVHALKEVNFTLREGEVHVLLGENGAGKSTLIKILAGIYQADSGEIRIGGAPTTIADARTGRDLGISVIYQELNLVPDLSVAKNIFLGREPVLSGISRRVDWKQVERKSREIMELLDVKIDIRAPIRSLSVADQQMTEIARALEFDCKILVMDEPTSSLSEHEIGELFKAVNRLRSQGVGIIYISHRLDEVHKIGDRVTVLRDGGYMGTWDVKEVELDFLITQMVGRTLDEKFPWTPRERGEVALHVRNLSRDGVFEDINFDLHYGEIVGLAGLVGAGRTEVARAVMGADRVDSGTVEVTHATKEKEESQRQPHYPAWKALVDVLFFLFALPAFTVFFQGIYDPVSLNMNNPPPFLSVAWFYEWVIGSPIYNIRNSPMPYFAAAGLALIRQAIIWVMARHYAWRTMWQDLGVWYAFAIFSMVIASLFTQNFVLEWVMLAGGVVMVLVRSFLILNHERKWTPTLAIRQGLGLLPEDRKTEGLTQILSVAFNTTSANLRRLIQRWFLNLVLEKNLVKEHIDQLNIMTPTQDTLIRFLSGGNQQKVVLAKWLFREANVLIFDEPTRGIDVGAKFEVHSQMLKLAQDGAAVLMISSELPEILGMSDRILVMREGRLTADMLRKEATQESVLRYAMVAENDSAGGTGSADNGGNA